The stretch of DNA GTCTGGAGAAATATTAAGTAATTCTACCTGCTCATCAAACTGCGTATTATTTAAATACGCTTTAGATTTATTCCACAAAAAGCCCCCTTCTTTTTTATCAACATCATTCCTGAAATCTATCTTAATCTTTGGTTTAGAAATATAATACCTAAGCCATTTAAATCCATGCGTTTTCAAAGTAATATTTAGCATTACAGAATCATTTAAAATCACATTCTCTTCAGGTATATTTATTTTTTCAATATCAAAAGCCATAGTATTTGTATACTCTTTTGACAGCTTAGTAAATATTAAAATTATAAATGCAAACAATAAAAATAAAACAAACACATTTATTCTTTTGTTTTTTATTGAAGTTAGTATTTCAGATTTTATCTTTTTTATCATTTCGATTTAAAAAATAATTTGGGAAAATAAATTTCTGGTTTTTTATTAAGTATTGAAACAGCAAACGTTGACTTTAAAAACCCGTAACCATATCCAAAAAACTGAATCATAATGGCCATTAAAGAAAGCATTGAGACCCCTATGCTTTTTGTGTTTAGTAAGGCAAATATAAATGCTACTACAAAATACAACATATAGCCTACTAAGCCCCACTTAAAATTAAAAAAAGTAAGTATTAGTGACATTATAAACCCCATACAAAAAATTGTAGGAAACCAATAAGTGATTTTTTTTGTAGATGGATGCCACTTATTTAGAATGGGACGTACCAGTCCAAATTTATGTACTTGTTTATAAAACTTACTCCAAGAAATACGGCGCTTATGATAAACAAAAGCTTCAGGAATCAGCTTGGTTTTATAGCCTAAATTCCAAAGTCTGATAGATAAATCAGGATCTTCTCCCGGGTGTATACGTCCAAATCCCTTTGAAGCTATAAAGGCTTCTTTTGAAAGCCCCATATTAAAGCTACGTGGTTGAAATGTATCAACACTATTTTTATGCCCTCTAATACCACCAGTAGTAATAAACGATGTCATTGAAAAATTAATGGCTTTTTGAAGATTTGTAAACGAGTTATGTGCAGCATCTGGTCCCCCAAAACAATCTACATAGTTCTTTTCTAAACTTTTTTCAACTTCTAATAAATAGTTTTTTGGTAAAATACAATCGGAATCTAAAATGATAAAATAGTTTCCTTTTGCCTTTTGCATTCCAAAATTTCTAGAGTCTCCCGGACCCGAATTTTCCTTAAAAAAATAAGATATCTCTAGTTTATCCCTAAAAGCATCAACGACCTTTTTAGACGATATTGTTGAGCCATCTTCTACTATAACAATTTCGAAAGGCGTATTTCCTTGTAAAACCTCAAAACTCTGTAAAAGCTCTTGAGTTTCGTCTGGACGATTATAAACGGGAATGATAAAAGAAAACTGTAATTGCATAAAACAAATGTAACAAAAAAGCCACCGTTTTATGGGTGGCTTGTTTTCAATATTTAAATATTTTTAGTCTTCTTTCATAAATGTGTCCATGACTGCATCACTAACTCCCATATTACTAAAACCGCCATCATGGAATAGGTTTTGTAGCGTAACACGTTTCGTTAAATCGCTGAATAAAGAAACCGTATAATTTGCACAATCTAATGCTGTCGCATTACCCAAAGGAGACATTTTATCGGCATAGGCTATAAACCCATCAAAACCTTTAACGCCACTTCCTGCTGTGGTTGGTGTAGGTGATTGAGAAATTGTATTGACACGTACATTTTTATCACGTCCAAAGAAATACCCAAAACTACGAGCAATACTTTCTAAATAGGCTTTATTATCAGCCATATCATTATAATCTGGAAAAACACGTTGTGCTGCCATATAAGTTAAAGCCACTATACTTCCCCATTCGTTCATAGCATCTGCTTTATAAAGTGTTTGCATGACTTTATGAAAAGACATCGCAGAAACATCCGTTCCTTTTTGCGTCCATGCATAGTTCTGATCTGTATAATGTTTTCCTTTTCTAACATTAATAGACATACCAATTGAATGCAATACAAAATCTATTTTACCGCCTAGAATCTCCATTGATTTTTCAACCAAGTTTTGTAAATCTTCTTCAGAAGTCGCATCGGCAGGAATAATTTGAGAACCCGTTTTTTCTGCTAATTCATTTATTTGTCCCATACGCATAGCAACTGGTGCATTTGTTAGTACAAATGTTCCACCTTCTTCATGTACACGCTCAGCAGTTTTCCAAGCAATTGAATTAGAATCCAGTGCTCCAAAAATGATTCCTCTTTTTCCTTTTAATAAATTATATGACATAGTTTTTGGTTTATATTTTTGTTGATTATTTAATATTTTATTTAAAAACAAATTTAATTTTCTGAAATATATTCATCTTTTCTTTTACTCTATGCAATGATGCATTCATTTCTTGAATATAATTCGCAGCTGTTGAACTCATTTTTGCTTTTTTATAATAAGTATAAGCTAACTCCAACCTTGAGGTCAATTCATAAGCCTTAGCTAATTGGTTATAAATGATCCCTTTATCTACTATGTCTACTTTTAACGCCTTAAATCCAAACTCAATCATTCCTTGGAAATCTGACTTATCTATTAAAAAATAAGAATAATTGCCATAAGGGGCATGGTAGTTTTTTGCGTATTTTAATGCCAATTTATAATGCATTTCTGCTTTAGCATAATCAGACATTTTATAATGATAAATCCACCCTAAATGATTATGAGCTTTAGCATAATCAGGATGATCCTCTAGAATTTCATTTAATAAATGCTTTGCCTCTACAATCTTTTGCTCATCAATTAATCTATCAGCTTCAAAGAATAAGTCTTCGGCATTATTATAACTCATACTTTACTTTAATTTATGGCGTCAAAGATACTAATTAATTCAGCAATTCTTTAGCATGTGCAATAGCAGATGAAGACATCTCTAATCCTCCTAACATTTGAGCTATTTCTACAATTCGCTCATCGTGGTTGAGTTTTACAAGATTCGTTTGCGTGGTATCATTAACATCTTCTTTATAGACTTTAAAATGAGAATGTCCTTTTGCTGCAACTTGAGGTAAATGAGTAATAGAAAATACTTGCATTGTTTTACTCATCTGTAACATGATATCCCCCATCTTGTTTGATATTTCACCAGAAACTCCGGTATCAATTTCATCAAACATAATAGTAGGTAGCTTTATATATTTTGATAAAACTGATTTTATTGCCAGCATAATTCTTGACAATTCACCACCTGAAGCTGCTTTTTTAAGGGCGTTAAAATCGCCTCCCTTATTTGCCGAAAACAAAAATGACAATTCATCTTTTCCGTTAGTAAAAAAAGTATCACTATAAAAAGCTTCTATTTTAAATTGAGCATTTGGCATCCCCAAACTAACTAAAACACTTTCCAATTGTTTTTTTAATTGAGGGATTACTTCTGTTCGTTTTTTATGGAGTGTTTTAGAAATAGTATTTAATTCAGTTGTTTTAGAGTCAATTTCTAGTTGTTTTCTCTGAATGGTATCATCTAAATTTTCTGTTATTGATACTTTTTCTTCAAGCTCATTCTTTATATTAATTAATTCTGAAATATTAGCAGCTACATGCTTTTGCATCAAATTATGAAGCATTTTCAACTTTAAATCAACCGTTTCTAACCTACTGGGATCTACTTCTAAAGTATCTTGTAAAGCATTAACTTCGCTAAACACATCATCCATTTCTATTAAACTACTATTAATTCTATTAAATAAATCTTCATATTTAGATGAAAACCCTGATAGTTTTTGAAATGTATTCTTTAATGCTGTTAGCGTAGACAGGGCTCCTACCTCTTCTTCGCTTAATAAATGATGTGCTTCATCCAGTTTTTCTTTTATCCCTTCAATGTTATTAAGAGTTTCGTATTCTTCTTCTAAAGTTTCTAATTCACCATCTACTAATTTAGCTTCAACTAATTCATTTAACAAAAACGAATTATAATCATGTTCTTTAATCGCTTCTGCTTGAAAAACTAAAAGTTCTTTTAGTTCTTTTTGAAGCATTTTATAGGTCTTTAATAGGTCTTTATAATTCTGTAATACGCCATCATGATTTGCAATCGCATCGATGACTTGAAACTGAAATTCATTACTCGTAAGTTCTAATGTTTGATGCTGTGAATGGATATCTATTAAACGCTCTCCTAATAATTGCAAACTGCTTAAGTTAACAGGAGAATCATTCACAAATGCTCTTGATTTTCCTGAAGGCAGTATCTCTCTACGAATAATAGTTTGTGATTCGTAATCAAAATCTTCAGTCTTAAAAAGTGATTTTAAATTATAAGCAGAAATATCAAAAACGGCTTCAATAACACATTTCTGATTGGTATGCTTTAAACTATTTAAATCGGCGCGTTTTCCCAGGATTAATGATAACCCTCCAAGAAGTATAGATTTACCTGCTCCAGTTTCTCCCGTAATTATGGATAAACCATCATTGAAATCAACATGAAGCGTATCTATTAAAGCGTAATTTTTTATTGAAAGTGATGTTAACAATGCCGTATTTTTGTGTTTAATTTCTGAAAATAAATATAATGAAAGCGTTTTAAATATAGAGTCACTTAAAACTTAATATTTTGCCATTTACTATTATGCATAGGTGCTACTTTTTGAAGCACTTCCTTTATACTGGCTATATTTACATTGGGGCCACCGCTAAAGATCTGTCCAATCTCATCAGCTTTAGCATCGAAAAAAGTACGTAGTACAAAAGAGTTTGGTCTACGGCTATTCATAGCCTGAAATAGTTTCAAAGAAGCAGCAACCTTTTCTTTTCCTTCTTTCGCATTCTCACTCATAACATCTAGACCATCTCTGTGATACGTATATAAAACCTCTCTGTATTCTTTAAAAGTCGGAGACAGAACATTATCTATAAGCGCAAATCTACTTTGTAAACCATCTTCTAATTTCCAGCCTTTAAAATTACCTTGTTGTGAATAATTTGTGATCATCCGTGCTTGGGTATAATAAGGGTCTCCCCCTTTTCTAGAAAAAGAATCTGCATCTAGAGCTAAAATCATATAAACATGGTATGCTAATACGGATACTAAATTAGATTCAAATTGATTGGGGTTGAAAATTAGATTTTGAAATTCTAAATATCTAAAATTAAAATCTTTATCATTAAAATTATAGATTGGTGTGCTAAACGACGAACCAAAAATTGGACGTGATGATTGTGCCTGAATAGTCGCTTGAAATGATTCACCGCTATAATTAGTAATATTAATAATCAAGCTACAGTCTATACGCTCTTGAGCTTTAAATGTTTTTTTAGTCCATTTAGTATTGTTTATAAACTCATTTAGTTGTTTTTCCAGAGTTTTAAAAATTGGAAAATTTTCGTTTCCCGTTTGTTGTGCATTAACAACAACACTACAATTTAGTTCTTGCGAAAATCCTTTAATTCCCAGACAAAATATTAAAACAACGAAAATATTACGCATGTATCTGTTCTATAATTTTACTTAATAAGTCTTTAGCGACGGCTGCTTTAGGTTTTAACTTAAACTCAGTAACAGCTTCTTTATCATCAATAAAAGTAACTTTATTGGTATCATTTTTAAAACCAGCGCCTTTATCTTTTAACGAATTTAAGACAATTAAATTTAAATTCTTTCTTTTTAATTTTCCTTTTGCATTTTCAAGTTCATTATTCGTTTCCAATGCAAATCCAACTAAATATTGATTATTTTTAATGGCACCCAAAGATGCTAAAATATCTTTAGTTTTCTCTAATTCTAAAGTTAACGTCGGTTCTTTCTTTTTTATTTTTTGAGAAGCAACTTCTTTTGGTTTAAAATCGGCTACAGCCGCAGAAAGTATAGCGACATCTACATCTTTAAAATACATATGCACCGATTCATACATATCTTGTGCGCTAGTAACAGGAATTGTCTGTATCAAAGTATGTATAACCTCTTGATGCGTTGGCCCTGTAACTAAAATAACTTCAGCTCCGAGGTTTGCTGCTGCTTTAGCTATTTCAAACCCCATTTTTCCACTTGAATGATTTCCTATGAAACGAACTGGGTCAATAGCTTCGTGAGTTGGTCCAGCAGTTATCAGGATTTTTTTTCCTTTTAAAGGGAGTTTATCTAAAATATCATTTTCAATAAAAGCAACAATATCTTCAGGTTCTGCCATTCTACCTTCACCTACTAAACCACTCGCTAATTCCCCACTTGTAGCTGGTATCATGATATTTCCAAAATCTTTTAAAGTATTGAAAGAGCTAACGGTACTTGGGTGCTTATACATATCTAAGTCCATAGCCGGTGCAAAATACACAGCGCATTTTGCCGACAAATATGTTGCTAGCAACAAGTTATCACTTGTGCCATTTACCATTTTAGAAAGTGTATTAGCTGTTGCCGGGGCAATTACAAAAACATCTGCCCATAATCCTAAGTCTACATGGTTATTCCACACAGCATTATCATCTTCTTCATTTGTAAAAGATGAGTATACAGGATGTTTTGAAAGTGTTGATAAGGTTAAAGGTGTTATAAAATCTTTAGAAGCTGGTGTCATAACTACTTTTACGTTAGCACCTGCCTTTATAAATAACCTTACTAATGAAGCTGTTTTATAAGCGGCAATACCAGCACTGATGCCTAATAGTATATTTTTGCCGCTTAGTATTGACATTACATTTTAAAAATTATTACTGAGAATCTTCCTCAGTATTTCTAAAATAAATTTTATCAGTTAACCATTCTTGAACAGCTAATGCATGAGGTTTTGGTAGCTTTTCGTAAAATTTAGAAACCTCAATTTGCTCTTTATTTTCAAAGATTTCTTCAAGACTATCATTATAAGTTGCAAATTCTTCCAACTTATCAATAAGTTCTTTTTTAATCTCTGTGTTAATTTGTTCTGCACGTCTAGAGATTATAGAAATCGACTCATAGATATTCTCTGTTGGTTCGTCAATTTGATTTCTGTCGTACGTTACTGTATTAACTGGAGCATTGGTTTTTTTTAAATCCATTGTCATTGTTATTTAACTTTTAGTGCTATAATTTTTTAATTCTTCATCTAAAGCCGTTGCCATAACATTAGCTTCTTCTATATGTTTAGAGTTAACATATAGTTTTTTAAATGAAATATAATATTCTTTTGCTGTATTAAGACGATTCTTTTTTAAAGGGACTATTATTCCCTCAATGGTCTTTTTGTATTCTCTACTATTAATAGCCAACCTGTAAGCAGAATCTAATCTATAAAATAATGCCTCCTCACGAAGTGTAGATCCCGGGAAATCAAAAATAAAATTATCAAAGGATTTTATAGATGCCGGATAATCAGATATACGATTATATTGTTTTGCTATACTGTATGCTTTCTTTTCTAGTTTAAAATCTAGTTCTTTAACTAATTTATTAGCTTCAGGAAGATATTCAGACTCTGTGAATAAATTTATAAACTCTTGAAGTTTCTCAATAGCTTCTTTTGTTTCTGTTTGGTCTTTACTATAAACAGGGGACAACATATAATAACTTTTTGCACTTAAAAAAGAGGCCTCTTCTAACTTCTCACTTTTTGGGTAGCTAGATGCAAAACGCTCAAATTGATAACCAGCAACGTAGTAATCTTTCATTTTGTAAAATGAATTAGAATACAAATACATTAGTTTTTCAGCTTGCGGTTTTCCTCTATAACTTGGGACTATTTGTGCAAAAAGCCTATTGGCCTTTGAAAACTTACCTTCATTATAAAGTGCTTCACCTACTTTAAATTTATCAGCAATACTTTCAGATTTTAGTGTCTTTTGATATTCACTACAACTGCTAAAAACAGTAACTATTATTAATATGTAAAAAAGCTTTTTCATTTGTTATTTTTCTCTGTTTAAAAAGATCGAATGTTATTAGCATTGTTTGTATCTCGAACAATATCAAAATTTTAGTTATGCTTTTTTCAAAAAAA from Flavivirga spongiicola encodes:
- a CDS encoding glycosyltransferase, with protein sequence MQLQFSFIIPVYNRPDETQELLQSFEVLQGNTPFEIVIVEDGSTISSKKVVDAFRDKLEISYFFKENSGPGDSRNFGMQKAKGNYFIILDSDCILPKNYLLEVEKSLEKNYVDCFGGPDAAHNSFTNLQKAINFSMTSFITTGGIRGHKNSVDTFQPRSFNMGLSKEAFIASKGFGRIHPGEDPDLSIRLWNLGYKTKLIPEAFVYHKRRISWSKFYKQVHKFGLVRPILNKWHPSTKKITYWFPTIFCMGFIMSLILTFFNFKWGLVGYMLYFVVAFIFALLNTKSIGVSMLSLMAIMIQFFGYGYGFLKSTFAVSILNKKPEIYFPKLFFKSK
- a CDS encoding enoyl-ACP reductase FabI produces the protein MSYNLLKGKRGIIFGALDSNSIAWKTAERVHEEGGTFVLTNAPVAMRMGQINELAEKTGSQIIPADATSEEDLQNLVEKSMEILGGKIDFVLHSIGMSINVRKGKHYTDQNYAWTQKGTDVSAMSFHKVMQTLYKADAMNEWGSIVALTYMAAQRVFPDYNDMADNKAYLESIARSFGYFFGRDKNVRVNTISQSPTPTTAGSGVKGFDGFIAYADKMSPLGNATALDCANYTVSLFSDLTKRVTLQNLFHDGGFSNMGVSDAVMDTFMKED
- a CDS encoding tetratricopeptide repeat protein, with protein sequence MSYNNAEDLFFEADRLIDEQKIVEAKHLLNEILEDHPDYAKAHNHLGWIYHYKMSDYAKAEMHYKLALKYAKNYHAPYGNYSYFLIDKSDFQGMIEFGFKALKVDIVDKGIIYNQLAKAYELTSRLELAYTYYKKAKMSSTAANYIQEMNASLHRVKEKMNIFQKIKFVFK
- the recN gene encoding DNA repair protein RecN; translation: MLTSLSIKNYALIDTLHVDFNDGLSIITGETGAGKSILLGGLSLILGKRADLNSLKHTNQKCVIEAVFDISAYNLKSLFKTEDFDYESQTIIRREILPSGKSRAFVNDSPVNLSSLQLLGERLIDIHSQHQTLELTSNEFQFQVIDAIANHDGVLQNYKDLLKTYKMLQKELKELLVFQAEAIKEHDYNSFLLNELVEAKLVDGELETLEEEYETLNNIEGIKEKLDEAHHLLSEEEVGALSTLTALKNTFQKLSGFSSKYEDLFNRINSSLIEMDDVFSEVNALQDTLEVDPSRLETVDLKLKMLHNLMQKHVAANISELINIKNELEEKVSITENLDDTIQRKQLEIDSKTTELNTISKTLHKKRTEVIPQLKKQLESVLVSLGMPNAQFKIEAFYSDTFFTNGKDELSFLFSANKGGDFNALKKAASGGELSRIMLAIKSVLSKYIKLPTIMFDEIDTGVSGEISNKMGDIMLQMSKTMQVFSITHLPQVAAKGHSHFKVYKEDVNDTTQTNLVKLNHDERIVEIAQMLGGLEMSSSAIAHAKELLN
- the porD gene encoding type IX secretion system protein PorD, whose protein sequence is MRNIFVVLIFCLGIKGFSQELNCSVVVNAQQTGNENFPIFKTLEKQLNEFINNTKWTKKTFKAQERIDCSLIINITNYSGESFQATIQAQSSRPIFGSSFSTPIYNFNDKDFNFRYLEFQNLIFNPNQFESNLVSVLAYHVYMILALDADSFSRKGGDPYYTQARMITNYSQQGNFKGWKLEDGLQSRFALIDNVLSPTFKEYREVLYTYHRDGLDVMSENAKEGKEKVAASLKLFQAMNSRRPNSFVLRTFFDAKADEIGQIFSGGPNVNIASIKEVLQKVAPMHNSKWQNIKF
- the coaBC gene encoding bifunctional phosphopantothenoylcysteine decarboxylase/phosphopantothenate--cysteine ligase CoaBC, whose amino-acid sequence is MSILSGKNILLGISAGIAAYKTASLVRLFIKAGANVKVVMTPASKDFITPLTLSTLSKHPVYSSFTNEEDDNAVWNNHVDLGLWADVFVIAPATANTLSKMVNGTSDNLLLATYLSAKCAVYFAPAMDLDMYKHPSTVSSFNTLKDFGNIMIPATSGELASGLVGEGRMAEPEDIVAFIENDILDKLPLKGKKILITAGPTHEAIDPVRFIGNHSSGKMGFEIAKAAANLGAEVILVTGPTHQEVIHTLIQTIPVTSAQDMYESVHMYFKDVDVAILSAAVADFKPKEVASQKIKKKEPTLTLELEKTKDILASLGAIKNNQYLVGFALETNNELENAKGKLKRKNLNLIVLNSLKDKGAGFKNDTNKVTFIDDKEAVTEFKLKPKAAVAKDLLSKIIEQIHA
- a CDS encoding DNA-directed RNA polymerase subunit omega; translation: MDLKKTNAPVNTVTYDRNQIDEPTENIYESISIISRRAEQINTEIKKELIDKLEEFATYNDSLEEIFENKEQIEVSKFYEKLPKPHALAVQEWLTDKIYFRNTEEDSQ
- a CDS encoding outer membrane protein assembly factor BamD; its protein translation is MKKLFYILIIVTVFSSCSEYQKTLKSESIADKFKVGEALYNEGKFSKANRLFAQIVPSYRGKPQAEKLMYLYSNSFYKMKDYYVAGYQFERFASSYPKSEKLEEASFLSAKSYYMLSPVYSKDQTETKEAIEKLQEFINLFTESEYLPEANKLVKELDFKLEKKAYSIAKQYNRISDYPASIKSFDNFIFDFPGSTLREEALFYRLDSAYRLAINSREYKKTIEGIIVPLKKNRLNTAKEYYISFKKLYVNSKHIEEANVMATALDEELKNYSTKS